A single genomic interval of Streptococcus suis harbors:
- a CDS encoding zinc-dependent MarR family transcriptional regulator, which produces MNRIALEIEKYLHEIVLSSENQLEILVGSCQSTVKLTNTQEHILMLIEKAAYTNTEIAKELNVSQAAITKATKSLVAQGLLVAVRDDKDARIVRFSLTEAAKPIAAEHAHHHAHTLEAYEELLEHYSLEEQESIARFLSELVEKIRK; this is translated from the coding sequence ATGAATCGTATTGCATTAGAAATTGAGAAGTACCTGCACGAGATTGTTTTGAGTTCGGAGAATCAATTGGAGATTTTGGTTGGTTCTTGTCAAAGCACGGTGAAGTTGACGAATACGCAGGAGCATATTTTGATGCTTATTGAAAAGGCTGCTTATACTAATACTGAGATTGCTAAGGAGTTGAATGTTAGTCAGGCTGCGATCACGAAGGCTACAAAGTCATTAGTTGCTCAGGGGTTATTGGTGGCGGTTAGAGATGATAAGGATGCTCGTATTGTTCGCTTTAGTTTGACTGAGGCTGCTAAGCCTATTGCTGCAGAGCATGCTCATCATCACGCGCATACTTTGGAAGCTTATGAAGAGCTTTTGGAACATTATAGTCTTGAAGAGCAGGAGTCAATTGCTCGATTCTTAAGTGAGTTAGTGGAGAAGATTAGAAAATAA
- a CDS encoding metal ABC transporter ATP-binding protein — MRYITVEDLSFYYDKEPVLEHICYYLDSGEFVTLTGENGAAKTTLIKATLGILKPKQGKVSIAEKSIKGKKLRMAYLPQQIASFNAGFPSTVYEFVKSGRYPRQGWFRRLTAHDEEHVRISLESVGMWEHRDKRLGALSGGQKQRAVIARMFASDPDIFILDEPTTGMDAGTKDAFYQLMHHSAKKHGKSVLMITHDPDELNKYADRNIHLVRDQQSPWRCFNVHEADEEVAHV; from the coding sequence ATGAGATATATTACTGTGGAAGACTTGTCGTTTTACTACGACAAAGAACCGGTTTTAGAACATATTTGCTATTATCTTGATAGTGGGGAATTTGTGACTTTGACTGGTGAGAATGGCGCAGCCAAGACAACCCTCATTAAGGCGACTTTGGGGATATTGAAGCCCAAACAAGGGAAGGTTTCTATTGCTGAGAAGAGTATAAAGGGTAAGAAGTTGAGAATGGCCTATTTACCTCAGCAAATTGCAAGTTTTAATGCTGGTTTTCCGAGCACGGTTTACGAATTCGTAAAATCAGGGCGTTATCCTCGACAAGGTTGGTTTCGTCGTTTGACAGCCCATGATGAGGAACATGTTCGGATTAGTTTGGAATCAGTTGGCATGTGGGAACATCGGGATAAGCGCTTAGGTGCTTTGAGTGGTGGGCAGAAGCAGCGTGCGGTCATTGCGCGTATGTTTGCCTCTGATCCAGATATTTTTATTCTGGATGAACCGACAACAGGGATGGATGCAGGGACCAAGGATGCTTTTTACCAGCTCATGCACCATTCGGCTAAGAAGCATGGAAAGTCGGTTTTAATGATAACTCATGATCCTGATGAGCTGAATAAGTATGCTGATCGAAACATTCACTTGGTTCGTGATCAGCAGTCTCCTTGGCGTTGTTTCAATGTTCATGAAGCGGATGAGGAGGTTGCCCATGTTTGA
- a CDS encoding metal ABC transporter permease, with amino-acid sequence MFDLSVFHYDFMQRAFLAIIAMSLFSPILGVFLILRRQSLMSDTLSHVSLAGVAFGLVLGISPTLSTVLVVIVAAVFLEYLRTIYKNFMEIGTAILMSTGLAISLIVMNKSGGKSGLSLEQYLFGSIVTISQEQVIALFTIAVIVIVLTLLFLRPMYILTFDEDTAFVDGLPVRAMSIAFNVVTGVAIALMIPAAGALLVSTIMVLPASIALRLGKSFKAVIFTGMGIGFFGMVMGLLTSYYAETPASASITLIFISIFLLVNVVQKFKK; translated from the coding sequence ATGTTTGATCTATCTGTATTTCATTATGACTTTATGCAGCGTGCTTTCCTGGCAATCATTGCGATGAGTCTGTTCTCGCCCATTTTGGGGGTCTTTTTGATACTCAGACGGCAGAGTTTGATGTCGGATACTCTTAGTCATGTTTCGTTGGCTGGGGTTGCATTTGGTTTGGTATTGGGGATTTCACCAACGCTTTCGACTGTTCTTGTCGTTATTGTGGCAGCTGTATTTTTAGAGTATTTGCGGACAATTTACAAGAATTTTATGGAAATTGGGACGGCTATCCTCATGTCGACTGGTTTGGCTATTTCGCTCATTGTCATGAATAAATCTGGTGGGAAATCAGGGCTTAGCCTGGAACAATATCTGTTTGGTTCGATAGTGACCATTAGTCAGGAGCAAGTAATTGCTTTGTTTACGATTGCTGTGATTGTCATTGTGCTGACATTGCTGTTTTTACGTCCAATGTATATTCTTACCTTTGACGAGGATACGGCATTTGTAGATGGATTGCCTGTGCGAGCTATGTCCATTGCCTTCAATGTGGTGACTGGTGTTGCCATTGCCTTAATGATTCCTGCGGCAGGTGCTTTGCTGGTTTCAACAATTATGGTTTTGCCTGCTTCTATTGCATTGCGACTTGGTAAGAGTTTTAAAGCTGTTATCTTTACTGGGATGGGCATTGGCTTTTTTGGAATGGTCATGGGGTTGCTGACTTCTTACTATGCAGAAACCCCAGCGAGTGCAAGTATTACCTTGATTTTCATTAGTATTTTCTTACTGGTGAATGTTGTTCAAAAATTTAAAAAATAA
- a CDS encoding zinc ABC transporter substrate-binding protein AdcA: MKKVGLLFLSVSALLLGACSNSTASEDGKLNIVTTFYPVYEFTKQVAGDEANVDLLVKAGTEVHGYEPSAKDIARIQEADAFVYENENMETWVHDVEKSLDTTKVNVISATEGMLLLPGSEEGEDHDHSEEGHSHAYDPHVWLSPERAITLVENIRDSLVAKYPEKKDAFETNAAAYIEKLDALDAKYSETLSAAKQKYFVTQHTAFAYLALDYGLKQVSITGVAADEDPTPSRLAELTEYINKYGIKYIYFEENASKSVAETLAKETGVQLDVLNPLESLTDEDMKNGKDYISVMEDNLTALEKTTSQEGSEILPEEGAETAQTVYNGYFEDSAVKDRTLSDYAGEWQSVYPYLLDGTLDQVWDYKAKIKGGMTAEEYKAYYDTGYKTDVDQINITDNTMEFVVGDKKEKFTYKYVGYKILTYKKGNRGVRFLFEATDANAGNYKYVQFSDHNIAPVKTDHFHIYFGGESQEKLLEELENWPTYYPVGLTGLEIGQEMLAH, encoded by the coding sequence ATGAAAAAAGTTGGTTTATTATTTTTGTCTGTCTCAGCTTTGCTTTTAGGGGCTTGTAGCAATAGCACAGCTTCTGAAGATGGGAAGTTGAATATTGTAACGACCTTTTATCCTGTTTATGAGTTCACCAAGCAGGTGGCAGGTGATGAGGCAAATGTTGATCTGTTGGTTAAGGCTGGGACAGAGGTTCATGGTTATGAGCCGTCAGCCAAAGATATTGCTCGTATCCAAGAGGCAGATGCTTTTGTTTATGAAAATGAAAATATGGAAACATGGGTCCATGATGTTGAAAAATCACTTGATACAACAAAGGTTAATGTGATTAGTGCGACGGAAGGGATGCTCTTGTTACCAGGTAGTGAAGAAGGTGAGGATCACGACCATAGTGAGGAGGGGCATAGCCATGCTTATGATCCGCATGTATGGTTGTCTCCTGAGCGTGCCATCACACTTGTAGAAAATATTCGTGATAGTTTGGTAGCTAAATACCCAGAAAAGAAAGATGCTTTTGAAACAAATGCGGCAGCCTATATTGAGAAATTAGATGCTTTGGATGCTAAATATTCTGAAACATTATCTGCTGCGAAACAGAAATACTTTGTTACACAACATACTGCATTTGCATATTTGGCTTTGGACTATGGTTTGAAACAAGTTTCTATTACAGGTGTTGCTGCGGATGAAGATCCAACACCATCACGTCTAGCAGAATTGACAGAGTATATTAATAAATATGGCATTAAGTATATCTATTTTGAAGAAAATGCGTCAAAATCTGTTGCAGAAACACTTGCCAAAGAGACTGGGGTTCAGTTGGATGTTCTTAATCCTCTTGAAAGTTTGACGGATGAGGATATGAAAAATGGTAAGGATTATATTTCTGTTATGGAAGATAATCTGACTGCCCTTGAAAAAACAACTTCCCAAGAAGGTTCTGAAATTTTGCCAGAAGAAGGTGCTGAGACTGCGCAAACTGTTTATAATGGTTATTTTGAAGATAGTGCCGTAAAAGATCGTACTCTTTCAGATTATGCAGGTGAGTGGCAATCTGTTTATCCATACTTGCTTGATGGTACACTAGATCAGGTCTGGGATTACAAGGCTAAGATCAAAGGTGGTATGACAGCTGAAGAGTACAAGGCTTATTACGATACTGGCTACAAAACAGATGTTGATCAAATTAACATTACAGATAATACCATGGAATTTGTAGTGGGAGATAAGAAAGAAAAATTCACGTATAAGTATGTGGGCTATAAGATTTTGACCTACAAAAAAGGAAATCGTGGTGTTCGTTTCTTGTTTGAAGCAACGGATGCAAATGCTGGTAACTATAAGTATGTTCAATTTAGCGACCACAATATCGCCCCTGTTAAAACAGATCACTTCCATATCTATTTTGGTGGAGAGAGCCAAGAAAAACTCTTGGAAGAGTTGGAAAACTGGCCGACATACTACCCTGTTGGTTTGACTGGTTTGGAAATTGGTCAGGAGATGCTGGCTCACTAA
- a CDS encoding CopY/TcrY family copper transport repressor: MEQTISAAEWQVMRVLWAHPGATSQEIIHALQEGFDWQATTIKTLLGRLRKKNYLRMVKETSKYHYYPLISEEEHLQGQVELLLATICSTKQGQLVDKLLDTGTFSQKSLENLASKISQLQRTAPEQIACRCLAGQCTCGHHHTLRKSTSDVVDLT; encoded by the coding sequence GTGGAGCAGACAATTTCTGCTGCAGAGTGGCAGGTCATGCGGGTCCTGTGGGCCCATCCTGGTGCGACTTCTCAGGAAATTATTCATGCCTTGCAGGAAGGCTTTGATTGGCAGGCGACGACCATTAAGACACTCTTGGGGCGGCTGCGGAAGAAAAACTATTTGAGAATGGTCAAGGAAACCAGCAAATACCACTATTATCCGCTGATCAGTGAAGAGGAACATTTGCAGGGTCAGGTGGAGCTCTTACTAGCTACCATCTGTTCCACAAAACAGGGGCAATTGGTTGACAAACTGCTAGACACAGGGACATTTTCCCAAAAAAGCCTAGAAAATCTGGCCAGCAAAATCTCGCAGTTACAAAGGACTGCACCCGAGCAAATCGCTTGTCGGTGCTTGGCGGGGCAATGTACCTGTGGGCATCATCATACTCTTCGAAAATCAACCTCAGACGTTGTTGACTTGACTTGA
- a CDS encoding heavy-metal-associated domain-containing protein — MKQTLKLKNLSCQNCVKHVTNRLLDLDGVEEVKIQLDQQLAEVETSVAYDLEGYQEALEDTIYEVEELV, encoded by the coding sequence ATGAAGCAAACTTTGAAATTGAAAAACTTATCGTGCCAAAACTGTGTCAAGCATGTGACCAATCGCCTCTTGGACTTGGATGGGGTGGAAGAGGTGAAAATCCAGCTGGATCAGCAGTTGGCGGAGGTGGAAACCTCTGTAGCCTATGACTTGGAAGGTTATCAAGAGGCCTTGGAAGATACTATCTATGAAGTAGAAGAGTTGGTATAA
- a CDS encoding HIT family protein, protein MTCIFCHQLKEEDILYQTEHFKVVWDIDPVQTGHLLIVSKEHYDTLSQIPSAVRYELSDLEVFLTDKLCQVLTIDGVTIACNDRLFDAGTHFHVHLIPRFRSDGFWDQISLAQVQLNLNKFLKAL, encoded by the coding sequence ATGACCTGCATTTTTTGCCACCAACTCAAAGAAGAAGATATTCTCTACCAGACAGAACATTTCAAGGTCGTCTGGGATATTGACCCCGTCCAAACGGGGCATCTACTGATTGTCAGCAAGGAACACTATGACACGCTCAGCCAAATCCCTTCTGCTGTTCGCTATGAGCTATCGGACTTGGAAGTCTTTTTGACTGATAAACTCTGTCAAGTATTGACAATTGACGGTGTGACCATAGCCTGCAACGATCGCTTGTTTGATGCTGGAACCCATTTCCATGTCCACCTGATTCCACGCTTTCGATCAGACGGCTTCTGGGACCAAATTTCACTTGCACAAGTACAGCTAAACCTGAACAAGTTTCTCAAAGCATTATAA
- a CDS encoding TMEM175 family protein: MKNTKQNPKNQEFLNDYFEQMAQEASLLHPELEHLSADERQAFLDQLYREDETRRAKRLKEHLEVFSDAVIGVIITMMLLEIPLPSDTVDTHHFFTGILIFFVSFFIVADFGMTTTRFWDRLSTQPAKS; encoded by the coding sequence ATGAAAAATACCAAGCAAAATCCTAAAAATCAAGAATTTTTGAACGACTACTTTGAACAAATGGCTCAGGAAGCCAGTCTTTTGCATCCTGAGTTAGAGCATTTGTCTGCCGATGAACGTCAAGCATTTTTGGACCAACTCTATCGTGAGGATGAGACACGTCGTGCCAAACGCCTGAAGGAACATCTGGAGGTGTTCTCCGACGCAGTGATTGGGGTTATCATCACCATGATGTTGCTGGAAATTCCTTTACCGAGCGACACTGTTGATACACATCACTTTTTCACAGGCATCCTCATCTTCTTTGTATCCTTTTTCATCGTGGCGGATTTTGGTATGACAACCACAAGATTCTGGGACAGATTGAGCACGCAACCAGCAAAATCTTAA
- the tyrS gene encoding tyrosine--tRNA ligase gives MNIFEELKARGLVFQTTDEEALVKALTEGQVSYYTGYDPTADSLHLGHLVAILTSRRLQLAGHKPYALVGGATGLIGDPSFKDAERSLQTKDTVDGWVTKIQGQLSRFLDFENGDNKAEMVNNYDWFSDISFIDFLRDVGKYYTVNYMMSKDSVKKRIETGISYTEFAYQIMQGYDFYELNDKHNVTLQIGGSDQWGNMTAGTELLRRKADKSGHVMTVPLITDSTGKKFGKSEGNAVWLDADKTSPYEMYQFWLNVMDDDAVRFLKIFTFLSLDEIAEIEKQFDAARHERLAQKILAREVVTLVHGEEAYNQALNITEQLFAGNIKNLSAKELKQGLSNVPNYAVQAEDNLNIVELLVTSGIVNSKRQAREDVQNGAIYVNGERVQDLDYTLSDSDKIDGELTVIRRGKKKYSVLTY, from the coding sequence ATGAACATTTTTGAAGAACTAAAAGCTCGTGGCTTGGTCTTTCAAACGACAGACGAAGAAGCCTTGGTAAAAGCATTGACAGAAGGACAGGTTTCTTATTACACTGGATACGATCCAACAGCAGATAGTTTACACTTGGGGCACTTGGTTGCGATTTTAACCAGCCGTCGTTTGCAACTAGCTGGTCACAAGCCTTACGCCCTAGTTGGCGGTGCGACTGGTCTGATTGGCGACCCTTCCTTCAAGGATGCGGAGCGCAGCTTGCAGACCAAAGACACCGTTGACGGTTGGGTGACAAAAATCCAAGGCCAGCTCTCTCGTTTCTTGGATTTTGAAAATGGTGACAATAAGGCCGAAATGGTCAACAACTACGACTGGTTCTCAGACATCAGCTTTATCGACTTCCTTCGTGATGTTGGTAAATACTACACGGTCAACTACATGATGAGCAAAGACTCTGTGAAAAAACGGATTGAAACAGGGATTTCCTACACCGAGTTTGCCTACCAAATCATGCAAGGCTATGACTTCTATGAACTCAATGACAAGCACAATGTAACCCTACAAATCGGTGGTTCTGACCAATGGGGTAACATGACTGCGGGTACCGAGTTGCTTCGCCGCAAGGCTGACAAGTCTGGTCACGTGATGACTGTTCCCCTCATCACTGACTCAACAGGTAAGAAGTTCGGTAAGTCAGAGGGCAACGCTGTTTGGTTGGATGCTGACAAGACTTCCCCTTATGAAATGTACCAATTCTGGCTCAATGTCATGGACGACGATGCCGTTCGTTTCTTGAAAATCTTTACTTTCTTGTCATTAGATGAGATTGCTGAAATCGAGAAACAATTTGACGCTGCCCGTCATGAACGCTTGGCTCAGAAGATTTTGGCTAGGGAAGTCGTGACTTTGGTCCACGGGGAAGAAGCCTATAATCAAGCCCTTAACATCACCGAGCAATTGTTCGCAGGCAACATCAAAAACCTGTCCGCAAAAGAGCTCAAACAGGGCCTCAGCAACGTTCCAAACTACGCTGTACAGGCTGAAGACAACCTTAACATCGTTGAACTCCTAGTCACCTCTGGTATTGTCAACTCAAAACGCCAAGCTCGTGAAGATGTGCAAAATGGTGCCATTTATGTCAACGGTGAGCGTGTGCAGGACTTGGACTATACCCTTTCTGACAGTGACAAGATTGACGGCGAGTTAACCGTTATCCGTCGTGGGAAGAAGAAGTATTCTGTTTTGACTTATTAA
- the pbp1b gene encoding penicillin-binding protein PBP1B, whose protein sequence is MATKSDKQDFKKKISALGLGDVVGVFLRTLKLLFNSVAVLVFLFGLFGAGIGIGFVVSLFDDVKIPKTEELVAKVSEVSRISTVTYSDGSLVSEVNSDLLRVPITSEEVSNYLKQAVIATEDETFETHNGVVPKAVLRAALGSVGLGSSSGGSTLTQQLIKQQLVGDAPTFTRKANEIVSALALERNMTKEEILTIYLNVSPFGRNNQGRNIAGVEAAAQGIFGKPAKDLTVPQAAFIAGLPQSPIVYSPYASDGTRKSDEDMVYGIERYQDVLFNMYRASFLTKEEYETYKAYDIKQDFIAPAPVMADTKDYLYYEVMEEAQEVMFDYLVKRDKVSENDLKNDETKASYEELAKQELSQGGYTIKSTVDQGIYAAMQSVVANYGSVLDDGNEYVETGSVLIDNATGAILGFVGGRDYATNQNNHAFDTLRSPASTIKPLLAYGIAIDQGLIGSASILSDYPTNFSSGQPIMYGSGRGTGMMNLQTAIDRSVNIPAFWTYKMMRNAGVDAKAYMDKMNYHIPMYDIESVPLGGGVEISVLTNTNAYQTLANGGVYNKHYIVESITASDGTVVYQHEAAPVQVYSKATASIMNQLLRQVVNSGYTTTFKSRLSGLNPQAASSDFVGKTGTSNEVNDVWLMLSTPRVTLGTWAGNDDNSEMYVWTGYHNNSQYVAHMVDALYNVNADMFAGKFELDSSVIASSVVASTGQRAGTTQVNGRQVTVGGAMTTSYWAKNGAPVTSYNFMVGGTDSDRAQAWNTIIGSQTPTSSSSTQRSSSTRSRTSSSANNTNQSSETQTATSEQANNDSP, encoded by the coding sequence ATGGCGACTAAATCAGATAAGCAAGATTTTAAAAAGAAAATCAGTGCCCTAGGCCTAGGGGATGTAGTAGGAGTTTTCCTTCGGACGCTGAAATTATTATTCAATTCAGTAGCTGTCTTGGTGTTCCTATTCGGTCTTTTTGGTGCGGGCATAGGAATTGGTTTCGTGGTTAGTCTTTTTGATGACGTTAAGATTCCCAAAACAGAGGAACTGGTGGCGAAGGTTTCAGAAGTTAGTCGGATTTCCACCGTTACCTATTCGGATGGTAGCTTGGTGTCGGAAGTTAATTCAGATCTGCTTCGTGTACCCATTACTTCGGAGGAGGTCTCGAATTATCTAAAACAGGCTGTAATTGCGACAGAGGATGAAACATTTGAAACCCACAATGGGGTTGTGCCTAAGGCTGTTTTGCGTGCGGCACTGGGATCGGTTGGTCTAGGTTCATCTAGCGGTGGTTCAACCTTGACGCAGCAATTGATAAAACAGCAACTTGTCGGAGATGCTCCAACCTTTACGCGTAAGGCTAATGAGATTGTTTCGGCTTTGGCATTAGAGCGGAATATGACCAAGGAAGAGATTTTGACCATTTACCTAAATGTTTCTCCATTTGGTCGAAATAATCAGGGACGAAATATTGCAGGGGTAGAAGCTGCGGCTCAGGGAATTTTTGGTAAACCAGCGAAAGACTTGACTGTTCCGCAGGCTGCTTTTATTGCAGGCTTACCGCAAAGTCCGATTGTTTATTCTCCCTATGCATCAGATGGAACACGTAAATCAGATGAAGATATGGTTTACGGTATTGAACGCTATCAAGATGTTCTCTTTAATATGTATCGGGCGTCATTCTTGACCAAGGAAGAATACGAAACCTACAAAGCTTACGATATTAAACAAGATTTTATTGCTCCAGCTCCTGTAATGGCGGATACGAAAGATTATCTCTACTACGAGGTCATGGAAGAAGCGCAAGAGGTTATGTTTGATTATCTGGTAAAACGCGATAAGGTTTCTGAAAATGACTTGAAAAACGATGAAACTAAGGCTTCCTATGAAGAATTGGCTAAGCAAGAATTGAGTCAAGGCGGCTATACGATTAAGAGTACCGTTGATCAAGGAATCTATGCGGCAATGCAGTCTGTTGTGGCAAATTATGGCTCTGTTTTGGATGATGGAAACGAATATGTCGAGACAGGCAGTGTCTTAATTGATAATGCCACAGGAGCCATTTTAGGATTTGTGGGTGGTCGCGATTATGCAACTAACCAAAATAACCATGCCTTTGATACTCTTCGTTCGCCAGCGTCAACCATCAAGCCTCTGTTAGCTTACGGTATTGCGATTGATCAAGGTTTGATAGGTTCTGCCAGCATCCTTTCCGATTATCCAACGAACTTCTCAAGTGGACAACCGATTATGTATGGTTCAGGACGTGGTACTGGTATGATGAACTTACAGACGGCTATTGACCGTTCTGTTAACATTCCTGCTTTTTGGACCTATAAGATGATGAGAAATGCAGGTGTAGATGCCAAAGCGTACATGGATAAAATGAATTATCATATTCCTATGTACGATATTGAAAGTGTACCGTTGGGCGGTGGTGTTGAAATTTCAGTATTGACAAATACCAATGCCTATCAAACTTTGGCAAATGGTGGCGTTTATAACAAACATTACATTGTTGAAAGCATTACTGCTTCTGATGGAACAGTAGTGTATCAGCATGAAGCGGCTCCGGTTCAAGTCTATTCTAAAGCAACTGCAAGTATTATGAACCAGCTTTTGAGACAGGTTGTCAACTCTGGTTATACTACGACGTTCAAGAGTCGATTGAGTGGTTTAAACCCACAGGCAGCATCATCTGATTTCGTCGGTAAGACGGGAACAAGTAATGAAGTCAATGACGTGTGGCTCATGCTATCAACCCCTAGAGTAACTTTAGGTACCTGGGCTGGGAATGATGATAACTCAGAAATGTATGTCTGGACAGGCTACCATAATAATTCACAATATGTGGCTCATATGGTTGATGCGCTTTACAATGTTAATGCGGATATGTTCGCAGGAAAATTTGAATTAGACAGTAGTGTTATTGCTTCTAGCGTCGTTGCTTCTACAGGTCAACGTGCAGGGACGACACAGGTAAATGGGCGCCAAGTAACAGTTGGAGGTGCGATGACAACTAGTTATTGGGCTAAAAATGGTGCACCAGTGACGAGCTATAACTTCATGGTTGGGGGGACAGATAGTGACCGAGCACAGGCTTGGAATACAATTATCGGTTCCCAAACGCCAACATCAAGTAGCTCAACCCAACGAAGCAGTTCGACTCGGAGTAGAACGAGTTCTTCAGCTAATAACACGAACCAGTCATCAGAAACGCAAACAGCAACTAGTGAGCAAGCGAATAATGATTCACCTTGA